The Ammospiza caudacuta isolate bAmmCau1 chromosome 17, bAmmCau1.pri, whole genome shotgun sequence genome has a segment encoding these proteins:
- the PDAP1 gene encoding 28 kDa heat- and acid-stable phosphoprotein has protein sequence MPKGRKGGHKGRARQYTSPEEIDAQLQAEKQKAREEEEQEEGGEGATGDPKKEKKSLDSDESDEDDEDYQQKRKGVEGLIDIENPNRVIQTTKKVTQLDLDGPKELSRREREEIEKQKAKERYMKMHLAGKTEQAKADLARLAIIRKQREEAARKKEEERKAKDEAAMAGKRLQSLSLNK, from the exons ATGCCGAAAG GTAGAAAAGGAGGCCACAAAGGCCGAGCAAGGCAGTACACGAGTCCCGAGGAGATTGATGCCCAGCTCcaagcagaaaagcaaaaggcAAGG gaagaggaggagcaagaagaaggaggagaaggagcaaCAGGGGACcctaaaaaggagaagaaatctTTAGATTCGGATGAGAGtgatgaagatgatgaggaTTATCAG CAAAAGCGCAAAGGAGTGGAGGGGTTGATAGACATAGAGAACCCCAACCGTGTCATTCAGACAACCAAAAAAGTCACTCAGCTGGACCTGGACGGACCCAAGGAGCTCTCAAGACGAGAGAG AGAGGAAATAGAGAagcaaaaggcaaaagaaagaTACATGAAAATGCACCTAGCTGGGAAAACAGAGCAAGCCAAGGCAGACCTGGCCCGATTAGCCATCATTCggaagcaaagggaagaagctgccagaaagaaagaagaagaaagaaaag CAAAAGACGAAGCAGCCATGGCAGGTAAAAGACTGCAGTCACTATCCCTTAACAAGTAA
- the ARPC1B gene encoding actin-related protein 2/3 complex subunit 1B has product MAYHSFLLEPISCHAWNKDRTQIALCPNNHEVHIYRKDGAKWSKVHELKEHNGQVTGIDWAPESNRLVTCGTDRNAYVWTLKGNVWKPTLVILRINRAARCVKWSPRENKFAVGSGSRLISICYFEQENDWWVCKHIKKPIRSTVLSLDWHPNNVLLAAGSCDFKCRIFSAYIKEVEERPSPTPWGSKMPFGELMFESSSSCGWVHSVSFSASGSRVAWVSHDSTLCLADAGRKMAVASLCTETLPLLAVTFITEHSLVAAGHDCCPMLFTYEESQGALSFGGKLDVPKQSSQRGLTARERFQNLDKKASSDTANATLDTLHKNSISQISVLTGGKDKCSQFCTTGMDGGMSIWDVKSLESALKDLKIK; this is encoded by the exons ATGGCCTACCACAGCTTCCTGCTGGAGCCCATCAGCTGCCATGCCTGGAACAAGGACCGCACCC AGATCGCCCTGTGCCCCAACAACCACGAAGTTCACATCTACCGCAAGGACGGGGCCAAGTGGAGCAAAGTGCATGAGCTGAAGGAGCACAATGGGCAGGTGACAG GCATCGACTGGGCCCCCGAGAGCAACCGGCTGGTGACGTGCGGGACCGACCGCAACGCCTACGTGTGGACCCTCAAGGGCAACGTCTGGAAGCCCACCCTGGTGATCCTGAGGATCAACCGCGCCGCCCGCTGCGTCAAGTGGTCCCCCAGGGAGAACAAATTCGCCGTGGGCAGCGGCTCCCGCCTCATCTCCATCTGCTACTTCGAGCAGGAGAACGACTG GTGGGTTTGCAAGCACATCAAGAAGCCCATCCGCTCCACGGTGCTCAGCCTGGACTGGCACCCCAACAACGTCCTCCTGGCCGCTGGCTCCTGTGACTTCAAGTGCAG GATCTTCTCAGCCTACATCAAGGAGGTGGAGGAGCGGCCCAGCCCCACGCCCTGGGGCTCCAAGATGCCCTTTGGGGAGCTGATGTTCgagtccagcagcagctgtgggtgggTGCACAGCGTGAGCTTCTCTGCCAGCGGCTCCCGCGTGGCCTGGGTCAGCCACGACAGCACCCTGTGCCTCGCTGATGCTGGCAGGAAGATGGC CGTTGCCTCGCTGTGCACCGAGACGCTGCCCCTGCTGGCTGTCACCTTCATCACCGAGCACAGCCTGGTGGCCGCG GGCCACGACTGCTGCCCGATGCTGTTCACCTACGAGGAGAGCCAGGGCGCCCTGAGCTTCGGGGGGAAGCTGGACGTGCCCAAGCAGAGCTCCCAGCGCGGCCTCACCGCCCGCGAGCGCTTCCAGAACCTGGACAAGAAAGCGAGCTCGGATACGGCCAATGCCACCCTGGACACCCTGCACAAGAACAGCATCAG CCAGATCTCAGTGCTGACTGGTGGGAAGGACAAGTGCTCCCAGTTCTGTACCACAGGGATGGACGGGGGCATGAGCATCTGGGACGTCAAG AGCCTGGAGTCGGCGCTGAAGGATCTCAAGATCAAATGA